The DNA sequence atatctatactgactgatcactgtgcctgtccttggttttagtacccatctttcttgtgtttattatcatttgccacataattaaagcaacctcatactaaatttaatgttaatttcatatgatgtaaataatatgaaaaacatatacaaatatgttgtaactttagcttgtatagttataataaaacattgttttgactcagtttgtcccatgaattgtcactataatctgatgaacgtgcaactcggattttaagatccatcactatcatctgatgtacatatatacaacttggattttaagatgtgtaatgcatttttaaatttttcggtgaactatgtagaatataataatcgggatatcgcaatgtgtatcgtatcgtggctcaagtatcgtgatgcgtatcgtatcgtgaggtccttcccaatacccacccctaatcacGTTAACCTATGATCAACTTGGATTCAGACATGACGCCTTAACCAGCAACCATATTAAATATCTTATTGATATGACAAAGTTAGACATTAGTTCTCCAGTGGTTACTGGCAACTTCTGTagaatttaaattttttgtcaacttaatttttaaaagtgtaaataaaaagaactacgtcattatttattaaaggatTATTTCCGGGGGCAACTTGACAGCTTGGCGATTCCGTCACTTCACATTAAACATTACGCGAACATTACGTTTAAATGCGAAATAAGACCACAAATTCGTTGTAAAACAGCCAGGGTGGATGCAAACATTAAAACCCTAGTATCAATCCCTGAAATGCAGCCTGAATGTCAGAGAGTCGCGTGTCTACAGCGCTCCGCGGCACATCCATTCATGCAGCTCCGTCCACCACTCAGCCAGCCTCAgcacggccgccatcttggctaGCCAGCTAGCTCTGTTAGCACGCTGCGGCTAACTCACCATCCCTCGCTGTTCCCATCAGCTGGTCGAGCAAAGCTCTCATCTGAGCCTGGGCAGACATTGTTTCCGGTGTCCCGTCGACAGCTCTGTATTACGAATCACGCAACCTAAAACTATTCCCTTGTTTGTCTGCAGATTTATTCGATTATTGTATTCATCCGAACCATCACCTCTCGCTGCTTTTTCTCTTATTTCGAGACAGTTTCCGTTCAGTGTTGAGGAAATGACGACACAGCGAACGTAgacgtttttttttagtttttttttaactttattgaaAAGTCAGCCGTcacaattagttttttttttctttattgaaaatatattcatatacaaacaacaaggcatcaaatttttttttcaacatgtaTCAGGGAAAAGGTGCATAAAGAGAgaacagaaggaaaagaaataaaataaaaaaaggaaaataacttaAGGGGCTAGGGCTTAtccaataaattatattcttcaattgtgttcaaaagttgtattgtatttctttttgtcATGAGTTTAAGGGCTTTAAAAAAATTGAGGAATTCGTTGTGGAATACACAAAAACGAGGTTTCACCTTCATATACttagatttgtggatgtggaatttaccTAGAATTATAATATTATTGATAAGGAGATCATCAGTGTTATTGTCCATTGAAAGTCCAAAAATAATAGCTTCACGTGAGAAGTCCTGCAGGTCAAAAACCTTTGGGTGAAGCCAGTCATGTACATCCTGCCAAAGGGTTTTAGAATACATacaatcaaaaaataaatgatcagtAGTTTCACATCCATCACAGAACATACAGTTATTAGTTTCAATACCAAAAGCCGTCACAATTAGTGAAAACACATCCAGGTGTTCCCAAGGCAGGTAGTAATGTACATGTGCAATTACAACAGTAATAATGAACAACAATTAAACAAATGTAGTATAGCATGACGTTATTAATAGAAAAGACTACAACAGCTGAGTGAATTGAGCATGACGAATAATACAGCATTAGAAATCTAGAAAGAGTAACAGGGGAACATAAAACTGACCCTAatgtgacatattttaaaatgctttaacataaagtgcaacagactgaataaaataaataataaacagacatgatgaaataaaaggaacttatataaataagtaattaaatTAGTAAAGTAATTAAACTAGTAAGGAAAAAAGCTGCTTTTATAAGGGGGAATTCAGACTGATTTTATTCAATTCAGTAGGGAAAATTCTTTAAGAGATCATATACATTTCGTGCCTTAATTGTTGTTATAAGTTTTAGagatttcaaatacatttacattaaataaattcgttcataaatacacaaaatttGGGGGATGATTTTAGTACCCTATTCTTGTGGATAACAAATTTTGCCAAGCAGAGGATTACATTGCAACAGAgttcatcatttttgtttttcaagatcATACCAAAAGTTGCATTATCTTTAGAAATAGAGGATGGGAACGATGCAATTTTCCGTTTAAGACCAGTTTTACGTTTTACGTAGACGTTCCGTTTCCAGTATCCACTGCTCAGAGCAGTGGTCTGAAATCAACCAATCACAGCGTTCGGACACAACTGACCCAGCCAATCACAGCACAGAGATTGCTCTAGTCATCCGGCGTGTGATTAACCCTGTATTTAGTCTTACAGGTACGAGCTTTTCAtagcatacctgtcaagtctcccgttttgcccgtgaaacagtaattattaaaaaatcatataaaaaaatcatatatatgggctgatttaatgaggtttaatgaattcaacacccataaaacttgtgatacataacaccgattgttttcattaaacctcattaaatcagcccataatatgattttataataattactctcttgtgatatatagtagatgaccatgaacacatcacaagtggtttgaccaaaatcagtggtatgtatcacacgttttatgggtgttgaattcattaaacttccttaaatcagcccatatatatgattttttttaataattactgttttgtgatatatagtctagatgaccatgaacacatcacaagtggtttgaccaaaatcagtggtatgtatcacaagttttatgggtgttgaattcataatatccaatatccaatatcaaaccaattcaaccgcggtgcaGCATTCTgagtagtttgtaagtggttgacaggtagttattttagatttctagTTTCTCTCGTTGTGTAGGTTTTTGGTTGACAGCAGAGTAAATAAATCTCAAGCGTAGGACTGCCTGTCAGAATAACTCAGGGTTAAATAGCAAGCTGCTGTGAGCTTGTCCATGATTTGTTTAGCTCAAGCTTGTTTGTCGGGGCTGCTGCTACCTCCTCGTCGTCATTCCCGTCAGTAGCCACAAGAAACGCCTGTGGAATGTCACagtaagaaaaacatttcataacCTTCACGCactttttcagcttttttcctTTCTGTGCTCAAATAGCGAGTGTGTTGCGACAATGCTCTTCGTGGTCGTGTTTTTGGTTTGAGTGTCCTTCGGTCAACAAGTTAGCAAAAGTGACACCAGTTGTGGGAGGTTTCTCACATCTGGCCAACATGGATAGCTAtctgacagaaaaaaatgacaaatattTCCGGAGTAAAGTGCATTTGTGTGCCGAGTCCAGAAGACGAGGTTTATTGCAAGTGTCTTGGGTGAAGTAACCATGGAAACGTGGTGTAGATGgcagcatagacatatatacgtctccccatcgagtgttcttgcccgctgcatcgatacgtcaacgacgccgccatattggatgtggcaaaacTGCGCtctaaactaatacaagtaaatgtacttattttcataaagcgcctttctacaaagaaatttacgttttacgtctcatgtattcattcacacacgcactaatatacttgggaaacagttaggcaccaaatataatatatttaattttttcagatggcaaaaataagaactttattgatcccacataggagcatttatatcagctatagagaacaaggtagtgctaaaaaacaatatatatcccccctcacaaaaataagaaaaatagagaaacacattttctcatcaacaaaactaatttaaaatttttcaaataacatatttgaaccattttttaagacaataaaataacatttgaaccatttttttcagacaataaaataatttaaaaatctgaaaaatggttcaaatatgttattttgttacttgaaaaattttaaatatttttatgtaaaatatgctttgttgatgagaaaattgagagaattactcctatgtgggattaataaagttcttatttttgccatctgagaaaatgaaatatattatatttggtgcctaactgtttcccaagtatattagtgcgtgtgtgaatgaataaatgagacgtaacacgtacatttctttgtagaaaggcgctttatgaaaataagtcaatttacttgtattagtttacagcgcagtcttgccacattcAATATGGCCgcgtcgttgacgtacggctcagcgttcgatggggcgtctacgtataaatgtctatggATGGCAGGGTGTGATTTTTCTTGAGAGCCACAAACATGTTTATGTGGGCGTGCGCGCTGAGAAAGCTCCAGAGTCGGCGTTGGCACGGCTGAATAGCTGCACATCCACAAAGGTCGATGCGGCAGAAATGGCTGGATCGACAGACCCTGCTGCCTCCAGTATTTTTCATTCACTATATAAGTGAACGCTAGCGAGTTTTGTTTGGTTATTATTTACCCACATCGAGATTGATTATCCATTTTACACTGCGACTATATGGATGTGATATGTGTCTATGAGGAGactgcagtggcgtcaattcagtggaagctaaggtaggctatggcaaggttacgagttacagaacttaactagagtatcaatcaatacgtccagcaaatactcatcacagaagtctgctatgtagcttatctgtgtggtcaagaaaatcttatttctagttaaaatgtctcatttttagtcaaaaaatctcattacaccagaaaaataacttgttatttgatattttcacctgtttcaagtacattttcacttgaaatatgtagaaaaatctgccagtgggacaagatttatcttctcattacaagcaaaaaaatttttgttccactggcagatttttccacttattttaagtgaaaatctacttgaaacaggtgaaaatggttgtttttgagtgttgtcttaaatgtaatgagattctttttgactaaaaattagacattttaactagaaataagataaatattcttgttaagactttgagtttttgcagtgtataataactagtgaaatcgatcatgttgttctgatttgcatttgtagttattctatatgtattaagtaatagaataatcaatacaaatagacacagagtaattccataaatgtatttaaaaaacaaacatttacattttcccttgaagccaaggtgtggcggctgccataccttgccatactgaattgacgcccctgggagACTGATATTGTTGAAAAACTGTTAGCCATAGTTGCTGAGATTCCGGTCGGTTTGAGGGTGTGATTTTTGCTCAAATCTCTTCTCTTTCAAGCAGATCTGTGGGTCGGTAATGCACTGAGGCAGCAATGGAAACCACAGACCATCCTACTGAGGGTGACCCTCTGAAGAGAGAAGAAGATGGTGCAGAAACCACAACAGCACCATCACCAACAGAGCTGAAGAAGAAGAGTTGTAAGGAGGTCCTGGGTTTTTCCAGACTGACCCACTGGAGAACAGCAGTCTTCTTCCTGTCCCTGTTCCTCTGCCTCACAATAGTGTTTGCCTTCTCCTTCGTCATCCCCTGTCCTGTCAGACCACAGTATCTTGTTACTTGGAATAGGACATTCTCTGAAGCAGGTGACTATCCACTGCCCTTATTTTCCCCAGCTTTTGGAAGAATGTTAAATGTGAGGCTAACTGATTTTCTCACTCACTACCACAGGAACTTATGACTTTCTAGCTATTGAACATGCAAGCGAGGACAAAGTGATGGATGTCCTGTTTGTCCTGAAAAACAGAGAAGGCACACAGAACAAATCGTGCGCTGATGCAGGTATAAAGTCTTTCTTTCAGCTCATCTTTAATTATGAAATAGGCTATAATGGAACTGTTATTTCTATGTGGCAGTTCTATGTGATGTGCAAGTGGAATTCAGATAAAGCCTGTTATCTTCTCCAGGTTTGCCTTCCCCATGCGTGTTTGTGGTAGCGGTCGATGGTACGGATGGACAGACCCTGTGGGAGAGGCCGCTGGATTCCAATTTTCACTGGGCTCAGTGTGATCTggataaaaaggaggaaagggACTGGCACTGTCTGCTGTCTCATTCTGATAACCTCACAGCCATTAACAAATATGGAGGTTAGTGACTCATTGCaactaccatattttctggactataagccgctacttttttcataggttttcaaccgtgcggcttatacaaaggtgcggctattctgtggatttttcttccaccgctctaaccggaattagaataaaaactaagacaaaataaatgcaaagaagaatacgctacttcttctttagcagatagaagtaggtagaagcagatttcaaacagataaatagatagataaataaatactggttattttctcttggttctgtccagttttaatcagcaaagttgctgccgtgttaaaagacactgttaggaaaggatctatttaggtacaaatatgtacatcatttacagttctaaatccttctgtacatgtagtaaatgtctaatctaacaacatatttgcggcttgcatatcttttttttttaaatagagcaggtgcggcttgtatatcttttttttaattgtttttttacaaatagagcggatgcggcttatatacatgtgcggcttatagtccagaaaatacggtatctgTTTTCTATATTAGCATTTCTCAAACACTATCTGTGGGATTGTTTTAATTTAAccgtttgaaaaaaaaaaaaagtattgttttgAATACATAAATGAATACTCCTATCAATAAGAAGGCTGCAGTGTATAAATGCAATCAAACTGTATCCTTTGGTGATTTGTTTGCTGTCAGGTCATGTCATCTGGCAGCAGCCTCGGCCTACTGGTCTGCAGAGCACGTTGCCTGTTCTTAGTGTTCCAGATCTTGATGAGGACACGGTCAGGGATGTGGTCCTGGTGGCATCTGACAGCACTCAGGTAAACGTTTTTCCATATTTACTTTCTGGTACTACTAATATATTAACTTAATATTGCAGCCAAGTACAATCCATCAACTTTCAGTCCCACCTGTCTTGCAGACTCAGATGGTATTTCTCTCAGGAAAGACGGGTGCACAGATTGGTTCCACTGTGGTTCTTGATTTTAAGGGAACATCCAGTCATCTTCTGCATTGCACTAAAGGGGGTTCTTACTACATACTTCTACAAAAAGGTTTGACATCATTCATGACACTAACAACAAGGTGATAGAAATGGGAAGTCAAATTAGCTGTGTCAGGACTCACAGTTGCAGTTTAGATGCTTTTGCAAGATAAAAggaaacaaagttaaaaagctTTTATTGGTTATCTGGAAGCCCTTGGGGGAACTGGCATGAtgcatttaatttgttttaaattttaaatcaggGATGGAGGGTTTAAACTTGAGGTGAGGCCACTAcagcatagggctgggcgatatggcccaaaagtcatatctcgatattttctagctgaatggcgatactcgatatatatcgatattttttctgtgccataattggggtttcccccaaagcattatagcatagcatctctgttagcttcatttatttctgaggcaaacccttaaaaaaacagaaaggttttaatacaatgtcgtgccaaatgtcacacaggttcctttattaacagaggtctgcacaatatcaaaatgtataaaacaaatgaaataaaaataaactgcctgcatatatagaataaaatgctttttgaataaaataaaacaaatccctttcctgcataacaattaaattaaaatacactgtgcaattaatacaatgtagacagtaacaggcagacttttccactgaggttgacagttgtgcaaataacaaaacatttgtgcaaatctcaaataaaacattcaagtcaatttgtcacaaaataagctatatcaaaatcatatattttttttaaatcgatataaacgatattgtctcgtaccatatcgcgtttgaaaatatatcgatatatattaaaatctcgatatatatcgcccagccctactacagCGTATAAGCAATAGTATCAGGCTCATTAAGCTGTTTGCTGCCATACATTTACAGAGCAATCTTTTGTGTGTTTGgtaacattgtgtttaaagaCCAAATTTTCATCAAGTGCTGTTTTAAAGAATAATTCCCACAATAAGACTCTTTTTACCATTAGATTTTACTTTCCTGTCTTTCAAGAAACATTAATTTGTTCCAGCAGAATTGTTTTTGGTTGCCCAAAAACATTAGTATTAGTAAAACATTTGTATTATTagataaaggaaaagtaaaaccaTCACTTGCTCTGTCCTTCACATACTGCATGTCTATGTTGATGTTAGACACTTGGTGGAAGTAGTAAGTGTGGATTCCCTCACAGACACTGGCGTGTATGGACTTGCACTGTGGAGGATTGCTGCCAAGGCTAAAGAAGGGATTGATACGAACCTCAAGAAGGACAAACAACTGGAGAAGAACGCCAGTGCTGCAACTGGGATTGTACCCATCTACGAGTAAGAAGCTGCTGATATTAACACCTCAGAAAAATCAATAGTTCGCTGATATTGTGACATCAGCAAGAGCATacagacatttttttaaacgTTTTACTGTAAATATGTGTAAATACGTTTTAGGTCCGAGGCAGTGAAGATGCTCAGGACTAAAGAAACAGATCATTTATCTGACCTGCTGGTTCTGAATGGGAACGGGGTCGCGTTACTAGATGGAAAATATTTAACGCTACGGTGGAGATTCAATACCAGCTCAATCCTCAGGTAAATGTCTATTTTTCtctccccccccctttttttttctccaaacatgGTTAGTTTCAGGCGTTTAAAATGCATCATTTTAAATGTATGCCTCTGGATTGGTtgtctgatttaaataaaaca is a window from the Cololabis saira isolate AMF1-May2022 chromosome 19, fColSai1.1, whole genome shotgun sequence genome containing:
- the fam234a gene encoding protein FAM234A: METTDHPTEGDPLKREEDGAETTTAPSPTELKKKSCKEVLGFSRLTHWRTAVFFLSLFLCLTIVFAFSFVIPCPVRPQYLVTWNRTFSEAGTYDFLAIEHASEDKVMDVLFVLKNREGTQNKSCADAGLPSPCVFVVAVDGTDGQTLWERPLDSNFHWAQCDLDKKEERDWHCLLSHSDNLTAINKYGGHVIWQQPRPTGLQSTLPVLSVPDLDEDTVRDVVLVASDSTQTQMVFLSGKTGAQIGSTVVLDFKGTSSHLLHCTKGGSYYILLQKDTGVYGLALWRIAAKAKEGIDTNLKKDKQLEKNASAATGIVPIYESEAVKMLRTKETDHLSDLLVLNGNGVALLDGKYLTLRWRFNTSSILREPSCGYFNKDEILDVVIEEDVGNYTKRIIILDGKSGDVLWEVNLLATTNAPRPVSVHTTNFFSVFMFWGLMPSEYNSSESLIGNQRSYMLHPLYSQVLLESANVVDNIITLKATLMERGRHAAYILLTGPEEEGTEGTVVLVKRKLKQDVPSCRVLRIGPGGGTETNEDIKEAFNRLRFSD